From Streptomyces fungicidicus, one genomic window encodes:
- the cydB gene encoding cytochrome d ubiquinol oxidase subunit II, giving the protein MELHDVWFVLIAVLWIGYFFLEGFDFGVGVLTRLLARDRAEKRVLINTIGPVWDGNEVWLLTAGGATFAAFPEWYATLFSGFYLPLLVILVCLIVRGVAFEYRAKRPEEHWQRNWETAIFWTSLIPAFLWGVAFGNIVRGVKIDAEFEYVGTVWDLLNPYALLGGLVTLSLFTFHGTVFTALKTVGEIRARARKLALRVGLVTAVLALVFLLWTQADRGDGTSLVAMAVAVAALVAALAANQAGREGWSFALSGVTIVAAVAMLFLTLFPNVMPSTLDADWSLTVTNASSSPYTLKIMTWLAVIATPLVMLYQGWTYWVFRKRIGTQHIADPVH; this is encoded by the coding sequence ATGGAACTGCACGACGTCTGGTTCGTACTGATCGCCGTCCTGTGGATCGGCTACTTCTTCCTGGAGGGGTTCGACTTCGGGGTCGGCGTCCTCACCCGGCTGCTCGCCCGCGACCGGGCCGAGAAGCGGGTGCTGATCAACACCATCGGCCCCGTGTGGGACGGCAACGAGGTGTGGCTGCTCACCGCGGGCGGTGCCACCTTCGCCGCCTTCCCCGAGTGGTACGCCACGCTCTTCTCCGGCTTCTACCTCCCGCTGCTGGTCATCCTGGTCTGCCTGATCGTCCGCGGTGTCGCCTTCGAGTACCGGGCGAAGCGGCCGGAGGAGCACTGGCAGCGCAACTGGGAGACGGCGATCTTCTGGACCTCGCTGATCCCGGCCTTCCTGTGGGGCGTGGCCTTCGGGAACATCGTCCGCGGCGTGAAGATCGACGCCGAGTTCGAGTACGTGGGCACCGTCTGGGACCTGCTCAACCCGTACGCCCTGCTGGGCGGACTGGTCACCCTGTCGCTCTTCACCTTCCACGGCACGGTGTTCACCGCGCTGAAGACGGTCGGGGAGATCCGGGCACGGGCGCGGAAGCTGGCCCTGCGCGTGGGTCTGGTCACCGCCGTGCTGGCGCTGGTGTTCCTGCTGTGGACGCAGGCCGACCGCGGTGACGGCACCAGCCTGGTCGCGATGGCCGTGGCGGTCGCCGCACTGGTCGCCGCGCTGGCGGCGAACCAGGCGGGACGCGAGGGCTGGTCGTTCGCCCTCTCCGGCGTCACCATCGTGGCTGCCGTGGCGATGCTCTTCCTGACGCTGTTCCCGAACGTCATGCCGTCCACGCTCGACGCGGACTGGAGCCTGACCGTCACCAACGCCTCCTCCAGCCCCTACACCCTGAAGATCATGACCTGGCTCGCGGTGATCGCCACCCCGCTGGTGATGCTCTACCAGGGCTGGACCTACTGGGTGTTCCGCAAGCGGATCGGCACCCAGCACATCGCCGATCCCGTGCACTGA
- the hisC gene encoding histidinol-phosphate transaminase, with translation MSETSPKLRAELEGIPTYKPGKPAAAGGPAAYKLSSNENPYPPLPGVMETVTASAASFNRYPDMACTALTAELAERFAVPVSHVATGTGSVGVAQQLLQATSGPGDEVIYAWRSFEAYPIITQISGATSVQVPLTEGDVHDLDAMADAITDRTRLVFVCNPNNPTGTAVRRAELERFLDRVPGDVLVVLDEAYREFVRDTDVPDGVEIYRERPNVCVLRTFSKAYGLAGLRVGFAIAHEPVAAALRKTAVPFGVSQIAQDAAIASLRAEDELIGRVGSLVCERNRVMDALRGQGWTVPDTQANFVWLRLGESTVPFAQACEQAGAVVRPFAGEGVRVTVGETEANDIFLKVAEGFRKDL, from the coding sequence GTGAGCGAGACGAGCCCCAAGCTGCGCGCCGAGCTGGAGGGGATCCCCACGTACAAGCCGGGCAAACCGGCGGCGGCCGGCGGACCGGCGGCGTACAAGCTGTCCTCCAACGAGAACCCCTATCCGCCGCTGCCGGGCGTGATGGAGACCGTGACGGCCTCGGCCGCCTCGTTCAACCGCTACCCGGACATGGCCTGTACGGCGCTGACGGCGGAGCTGGCCGAGCGCTTCGCGGTCCCGGTGTCCCACGTGGCCACCGGCACCGGCTCGGTCGGCGTCGCCCAGCAGCTGCTGCAGGCCACCTCGGGCCCCGGTGACGAGGTGATCTACGCCTGGCGCTCCTTCGAGGCCTACCCGATCATCACGCAGATCAGCGGGGCCACCTCGGTGCAGGTGCCGCTCACCGAGGGCGATGTGCACGACCTGGACGCGATGGCCGACGCGATCACCGACCGGACGCGGCTCGTCTTCGTCTGCAACCCCAACAACCCCACCGGCACGGCGGTGCGCAGGGCCGAGCTGGAGCGGTTCCTCGACCGGGTGCCCGGCGACGTCCTGGTGGTGCTCGACGAGGCCTACCGTGAGTTCGTCCGGGACACCGACGTGCCGGACGGCGTGGAGATCTACCGGGAGCGGCCCAACGTCTGCGTGCTGCGGACCTTCTCCAAGGCGTACGGCCTGGCGGGGTTGCGCGTCGGTTTCGCCATCGCCCACGAGCCGGTGGCGGCGGCACTGCGCAAGACGGCGGTGCCGTTCGGCGTGAGCCAGATCGCGCAGGACGCGGCGATCGCCTCGCTGCGGGCCGAGGACGAGCTGATCGGCCGGGTCGGCTCACTGGTGTGCGAGCGCAACCGTGTGATGGACGCGCTGCGCGGCCAGGGCTGGACGGTGCCCGACACACAGGCCAACTTCGTGTGGCTGCGGCTGGGGGAGAGCACCGTGCCGTTCGCGCAGGCGTGCGAGCAGGCGGGTGCGGTCGTCCGGCCGTTCGCCGGGGAGGGTGTGCGGGTCACGGTCGGCGAGACCGAGGCGAACGACATCTTCCTGAAGGTGGCGGAGGGCTTCCGCAAGGATCTCTGA
- a CDS encoding cytochrome ubiquinol oxidase subunit I, which produces MDLALAPETLARWQFGITTVYHFLFVPLTISLAALVAGLQTAWVRTEKEKYLRATKFWGKLFLINIAMGVVTGIVQEFQFGMNWSDYSRFVGDVFGAPLAFEALIAFFFESTFIGLWIFGWDKLPKKIHLACIWMVSIGTLLSAYFILAANSWMQHPVGYRINEEKGRAELTDFWLVLTQNTTLNQVFHSFSAAFLTGGAFMVGIAAFHLMRKKHIPVMRTSLRLGLVTLAVGGLFTAVSGDTLGKVMYEQQPMKMAAAEALWDGEEPAPFSVFAYGDVDEGHNKVALEIPGLLSFLAHSDFESYVPGINDTNEALREKFGPGDYKPIVPVAYWGFRWMIGFGMASFSLGLLGLWLTRKRFLLPAAHRTGEDEVPLLVLLKQPLGSRLTRLYWLLALWTMAFPLIANSWGWIFTEMGRQPWVVYGVMQTRDAVSPGVSTAEVITSMSVFTLLYAVLAVIEVKLLAKYVKAGPPELGESDLNPPTKLGGDHRDADKPMAFSY; this is translated from the coding sequence GTGGATCTGGCTCTGGCGCCGGAGACCCTGGCGCGATGGCAGTTCGGTATCACCACCGTCTACCACTTCCTCTTCGTTCCCCTGACGATCTCGCTCGCCGCCCTCGTCGCCGGGCTGCAGACCGCCTGGGTGCGTACGGAGAAGGAGAAGTACCTCAGGGCGACGAAGTTCTGGGGCAAGCTCTTCCTGATCAACATCGCGATGGGTGTGGTCACCGGAATCGTGCAGGAGTTCCAGTTCGGCATGAACTGGTCCGACTACTCGCGGTTCGTCGGTGACGTCTTCGGAGCCCCGCTCGCCTTCGAGGCCCTGATCGCCTTCTTCTTCGAGTCCACCTTCATCGGCCTGTGGATCTTCGGCTGGGACAAGCTGCCCAAGAAGATCCACCTGGCCTGCATCTGGATGGTCTCGATCGGCACCCTGCTGTCGGCGTACTTCATCCTCGCCGCCAACTCCTGGATGCAGCACCCGGTCGGCTACCGCATCAACGAGGAGAAGGGCCGCGCCGAGCTCACCGACTTCTGGCTGGTGCTCACCCAGAACACCACCCTCAACCAGGTCTTCCACAGCTTCTCGGCGGCCTTCCTGACCGGCGGCGCCTTCATGGTCGGCATCGCCGCCTTCCACCTGATGCGCAAGAAGCACATCCCGGTGATGCGTACCTCGCTCCGGCTCGGCCTCGTCACCCTGGCGGTCGGCGGCCTGTTCACCGCGGTCAGCGGCGACACCCTCGGCAAGGTCATGTACGAGCAGCAGCCGATGAAGATGGCCGCCGCCGAGGCCCTGTGGGACGGCGAGGAACCGGCGCCCTTCTCCGTGTTCGCCTACGGCGACGTCGACGAGGGACACAACAAGGTCGCCCTGGAGATCCCCGGCCTGCTGTCCTTCCTCGCACACAGCGACTTCGAGTCGTACGTGCCCGGCATCAACGACACCAACGAGGCCCTGCGGGAGAAGTTCGGCCCCGGTGACTACAAGCCCATCGTCCCCGTCGCCTACTGGGGCTTCCGCTGGATGATCGGCTTCGGCATGGCGTCCTTCTCGCTCGGCCTCCTCGGGCTCTGGCTCACCCGGAAGAGGTTCCTGCTGCCGGCCGCCCACCGCACCGGTGAGGACGAGGTGCCGCTCCTGGTGCTGCTGAAGCAGCCGCTCGGCTCGCGGCTCACCCGGCTGTACTGGCTGCTGGCCCTGTGGACCATGGCGTTCCCGCTGATCGCCAACTCCTGGGGATGGATCTTCACCGAGATGGGCCGGCAGCCCTGGGTGGTCTACGGCGTGATGCAGACCAGGGACGCGGTCTCCCCCGGTGTGTCCACGGCCGAGGTCATCACCTCGATGTCCGTCTTCACCCTGCTCTACGCGGTCCTGGCCGTCATCGAGGTCAAGCTGCTCGCCAAGTACGTCAAGGCGGGCCCGCCCGAGCTCGGTGAGTCCGACCTCAACCCGCCCACGAAGCTCGGCGGCGACCACCGTGACGCCGACAAGCCGATGGCCTTCTCGTACTAG